The Methylobacterium sp. PvR107 genome contains a region encoding:
- a CDS encoding Pls/PosA family non-ribosomal peptide synthetase — translation MSDVAEKTRPGLAAGERERPGEGAAFLRGAHRPDLIRDEVLAEIFLDSARSRPDHPCLIDGARVEAGGVHPHLTYAQVVDRAGRIAAGLAHRSIGPGDVVGLWMARGPDLLVAQIGITLSGAAWLPFDAEAPADRVGVCLTDAAAKALVVSPALKPSAPDAAPALTPADLDAATPAEAPVPDARAAGLTPEHPAYLIYTSGSTGVPKGIVISHANICHFLRSGNALYGMRAEDVVFQGASVAFDLSMEEIWVPYLVGATLFVASPAMMGDVESLPGILEAERITVLDTVPTLLAMISGDLPTVRLVLLGGEALPEPLVARWATGTRQLFNTYGPTEATVVATAAEMRAGEPVTIGGPIPNYSVYVAGEDLSLLGRDQQGELLIGGPGVACGYLARPELTAEKFIANPFASNGTDPVLYRSGDAVSLDAAGRIVFHGRIDDQVKIRGFRVELGEIEARIRSVPEINQAAVVLRQDDGVDRLVAFLIPERGCAIDTAALRRTLAGQMPPYMVPGHFEVTETLPRLTSGKVDRKALKVAPLTVVSADGEQEPPANETEAALVAAAKQIFGNQPIPLEGDFFADLGGHSLLAARFVSAVRETPALAGITLPDLYALRTMRAMADALIARTGGMGAAAAIRDLSFEPPPLLRRALCGLAQLVALPFVIALATAQWLGMFVTYLLLTGGGLSFFAELGVLLLVYVAINGVTAVAAVAGKWLILGKTKPGRYPLWGAYYYRWWLSQRLAPLVHVKWLQGSPAIAIYLRLMGAKIGRDTLISDIEVGAPDLLTIGDGASLGGRLVIANAEIVANELVIGRVEIGADAAVGTSCVLSHDTVVGPKAEIGDLTTIPAGTRVGVAERWDGSPGRKVGMADPAELPAPSEASWRRRAGFMAAYVVLLGAIPAVGLLPIFPAFFIFDQISDSLSDITDIDYHWYLPILTWPTAMLMTAGTVLLIAGIRWIVLPRTRSGTYSVHSLFYLRKWSLALAVEVTLETLSSLFATVYMRAWYRLMGANMGHGAEISTNLSGRYDLAEIGAKNFIADEVVYGEEEVRRGWMHLEPTRTGARVFVGNDAVVPPGAVIPDDVLIGIKSKPPENGAMSPGETWFGSPPIRLPARQKVDLGSTAQTYEPGIWPKVRRGIFEAFATSFSPMLYITLAITVIDWYFYPAILEKDWTGLAVSFVAASVAIALIQSSAVIVMKWLLMGVYKPGMQPMWSWWAMRTEAIAVAYWGLAGKVLLEHLQGTPFLPWVLRLFGVKVGKGVCMLTTDITEFDCVTIGDYATINRVSALQTHLYEDRIMKIGRVVVGRGVSVGAFSTVLYDTKVGDFARLRPLTIVMKGESIPANTEWEGAPAVPVIHAA, via the coding sequence ATGAGCGACGTCGCCGAGAAGACCCGGCCTGGATTGGCCGCGGGGGAGCGCGAGCGTCCCGGCGAGGGGGCCGCTTTCCTGCGCGGCGCGCACCGTCCAGATCTGATCCGCGACGAGGTGCTGGCCGAGATTTTTTTGGACTCGGCCCGCAGCCGCCCAGACCATCCGTGCCTCATCGATGGCGCGCGCGTCGAGGCGGGCGGCGTTCACCCGCACCTGACCTATGCCCAAGTCGTCGATCGCGCCGGCCGGATCGCGGCCGGCCTCGCCCACCGGAGCATCGGTCCCGGCGACGTGGTCGGACTGTGGATGGCCCGTGGCCCGGATCTGCTCGTGGCGCAGATCGGCATCACGCTCTCGGGCGCCGCATGGCTGCCCTTCGACGCCGAGGCGCCGGCCGACCGGGTCGGGGTCTGCCTGACGGATGCGGCGGCCAAGGCGCTGGTGGTCTCTCCGGCGCTCAAGCCATCCGCACCGGACGCGGCACCCGCCCTGACGCCGGCCGATCTCGACGCCGCGACCCCCGCCGAGGCACCGGTCCCCGATGCCCGCGCCGCCGGCCTGACCCCCGAGCACCCTGCCTATCTGATCTACACCTCCGGCTCGACCGGCGTGCCGAAGGGCATCGTCATCAGCCACGCCAACATCTGCCACTTCCTGCGCTCGGGGAACGCGCTCTACGGGATGCGCGCCGAGGATGTGGTGTTCCAGGGGGCCTCGGTCGCCTTCGATCTCTCCATGGAGGAGATCTGGGTCCCGTACCTTGTGGGCGCGACCCTGTTCGTGGCGAGTCCCGCCATGATGGGCGACGTGGAATCGCTGCCGGGCATCCTGGAGGCGGAGCGGATCACGGTGCTCGACACCGTGCCGACCCTGCTGGCGATGATCTCGGGCGACCTGCCGACCGTGCGCCTCGTCCTGCTCGGCGGCGAGGCCCTGCCGGAGCCCCTGGTCGCCCGCTGGGCCACCGGCACGCGCCAGCTGTTCAACACCTACGGGCCGACCGAGGCCACGGTGGTGGCGACCGCCGCCGAGATGCGAGCCGGTGAGCCGGTCACCATCGGCGGCCCGATCCCGAACTACTCCGTGTATGTGGCGGGCGAGGATCTGAGCCTGCTCGGCCGCGACCAGCAGGGCGAACTGCTGATCGGCGGCCCCGGTGTCGCCTGCGGCTACCTCGCGCGGCCCGAGCTGACGGCGGAAAAGTTCATCGCCAACCCCTTCGCGTCGAACGGGACCGACCCGGTGCTGTACCGCTCGGGCGACGCGGTCTCCCTCGACGCCGCCGGCCGGATCGTATTTCACGGCCGCATCGACGATCAGGTCAAGATCCGTGGCTTCCGCGTCGAACTCGGTGAGATCGAGGCGCGGATCCGCAGCGTGCCCGAGATCAATCAGGCCGCCGTCGTGCTGCGGCAGGATGACGGCGTCGATCGTCTCGTCGCCTTCCTGATCCCGGAGCGCGGCTGCGCCATCGACACCGCGGCCCTCCGCCGGACTCTCGCCGGGCAGATGCCGCCTTACATGGTGCCCGGCCATTTCGAGGTGACCGAGACGCTGCCGCGCCTGACCTCCGGCAAGGTCGACCGCAAGGCATTGAAGGTCGCTCCGCTCACCGTGGTCTCGGCCGATGGCGAGCAGGAGCCCCCGGCGAACGAGACGGAGGCCGCCCTCGTCGCCGCCGCCAAGCAGATCTTCGGCAACCAGCCGATTCCGCTGGAAGGCGACTTCTTCGCCGACCTCGGCGGCCACTCCTTGCTCGCCGCCCGCTTCGTCTCGGCGGTGCGCGAGACGCCGGCCCTCGCTGGCATCACCCTGCCGGACCTCTACGCCCTGCGCACGATGCGGGCGATGGCCGATGCGCTGATCGCCCGGACCGGTGGGATGGGCGCGGCCGCAGCGATCCGCGACCTGAGCTTCGAGCCGCCGCCGCTGCTGCGCCGGGCCCTGTGCGGCCTCGCGCAACTCGTGGCCCTGCCCTTCGTGATCGCGCTTGCGACCGCGCAGTGGCTCGGCATGTTCGTCACCTATCTGCTGCTCACCGGCGGCGGCCTCAGCTTCTTCGCCGAACTCGGGGTGCTGCTCCTCGTCTACGTGGCGATCAACGGCGTCACGGCCGTGGCGGCGGTCGCCGGCAAGTGGCTGATCCTCGGAAAGACCAAGCCCGGCCGGTATCCGCTCTGGGGCGCCTATTATTACCGCTGGTGGCTCTCGCAGCGGCTCGCGCCGCTCGTCCACGTGAAGTGGCTGCAGGGTTCTCCGGCCATCGCGATCTATCTTCGGCTGATGGGCGCCAAGATCGGCCGCGACACCCTGATCTCCGATATCGAGGTCGGCGCGCCCGACCTCCTGACGATCGGCGACGGAGCCTCGCTCGGCGGCCGGCTGGTCATCGCCAACGCCGAGATCGTCGCCAACGAGCTGGTGATCGGCCGGGTCGAGATCGGCGCCGACGCGGCGGTCGGGACCTCCTGCGTGCTCAGCCACGACACGGTGGTCGGGCCGAAGGCCGAGATCGGGGACCTCACCACCATCCCCGCCGGAACGCGGGTCGGCGTCGCCGAGCGCTGGGACGGGTCGCCCGGCCGCAAGGTCGGCATGGCCGATCCGGCCGAACTGCCCGCGCCTTCCGAGGCCTCATGGAGGCGTCGGGCCGGCTTCATGGCCGCCTACGTCGTGCTGCTCGGTGCGATCCCGGCCGTGGGCCTGCTGCCGATCTTCCCGGCCTTCTTCATCTTCGACCAGATCTCGGACTCGCTCTCCGACATCACCGATATCGACTACCATTGGTACCTGCCGATCCTCACGTGGCCCACCGCCATGCTGATGACCGCCGGCACCGTGCTGCTGATCGCCGGCATCCGCTGGATCGTGCTGCCGCGGACGCGCTCCGGCACCTACTCGGTCCACTCCCTGTTCTATCTGCGGAAATGGTCGCTGGCCCTCGCCGTCGAGGTGACGCTGGAGACGCTCTCGTCGCTGTTCGCCACGGTCTACATGCGGGCCTGGTACCGGTTGATGGGCGCCAATATGGGCCACGGCGCGGAGATCTCGACCAACCTCTCCGGGCGCTACGACCTCGCGGAAATCGGCGCGAAGAACTTCATCGCCGACGAGGTGGTGTACGGCGAGGAGGAGGTCCGGCGCGGCTGGATGCACCTGGAGCCGACCCGCACCGGAGCGCGCGTGTTCGTCGGCAACGATGCCGTCGTTCCGCCGGGCGCGGTGATCCCGGACGACGTGCTGATCGGCATCAAGTCGAAGCCGCCCGAGAACGGAGCCATGAGCCCGGGGGAAACCTGGTTCGGCTCGCCGCCGATCCGGCTTCCGGCTCGACAGAAGGTCGATCTCGGCTCGACCGCGCAGACCTACGAGCCGGGGATCTGGCCGAAGGTGCGGCGCGGCATCTTCGAGGCGTTCGCGACCTCGTTCTCGCCGATGCTCTACATCACCCTCGCGATCACCGTGATCGACTGGTACTTCTATCCCGCCATCCTGGAGAAGGACTGGACGGGGCTGGCCGTCAGCTTCGTCGCGGCGAGCGTCGCCATCGCACTGATCCAGTCGTCGGCCGTCATCGTCATGAAGTGGCTGCTGATGGGCGTCTACAAGCCCGGCATGCAGCCGATGTGGTCCTGGTGGGCGATGCGCACCGAAGCCATCGCGGTCGCCTACTGGGGCCTCGCCGGCAAGGTGCTGCTGGAGCATCTCCAGGGGACGCCGTTCCTGCCCTGGGTGCTGCGCCTGTTCGGCGTGAAGGTCGGCAAGGGCGTGTGCATGCTCACCACCGACATCACGGAATTCGATTGCGTCACGATCGGCGACTACGCCACGATCAACCGCGTCTCGGCGCTTCAGACCCATCTCTACGAGGATCGGATCATGAAGATCGGCCGCGTCGTGGTCGGACGCGGCGTCTCCGTGGGCGCCTTCTCGACGGTGCTCTACGACACG
- a CDS encoding histidine phosphatase family protein — MVTIYFIRHGQTDWNAEGRLQGGRDTDLNAQGEAQAVMAAERLAKLAGSTLAEAQFVASPLKRTRRTMEILRTTLGLGAEGYDTDPRLREIGFGNWEGSTWAEIRRRDPTGAAGRDRDRWHHRPPGQGGESYAALVERVGPMLGSLQRDTVVVAHGGVARAALVALGHLDIYAAPRLGIRQGEVLVLEPDRWRWG; from the coding sequence TTGGTTACGATCTACTTCATCCGCCACGGCCAGACCGATTGGAACGCCGAGGGACGCCTCCAAGGCGGTCGCGATACCGACCTGAACGCACAAGGGGAGGCGCAGGCCGTCATGGCTGCGGAGCGCCTCGCCAAACTGGCGGGCTCGACGCTCGCCGAAGCGCAGTTCGTTGCGAGCCCGCTCAAGCGCACCCGACGGACCATGGAGATCCTGCGCACGACGCTGGGTCTCGGCGCCGAGGGATACGATACGGATCCGAGGCTGCGGGAGATCGGTTTCGGCAATTGGGAGGGCTCGACCTGGGCGGAGATCCGCCGTCGCGACCCGACCGGCGCCGCCGGGCGCGACCGCGATCGCTGGCATCACCGGCCGCCGGGCCAAGGCGGCGAGAGCTATGCCGCGCTGGTGGAGCGGGTCGGCCCGATGCTCGGCAGCCTGCAGCGGGACACGGTCGTCGTCGCCCATGGCGGGGTGGCGCGCGCGGCCCTGGTCGCACTCGGTCACCTCGATATCTACGCTGCGCCCCGGCTCGGCATTCGCCAGGGGGAAGTTCTGGTCCTCGAGCCTGACCGCTGGCGCTGGGGTTGA
- a CDS encoding polyphosphate kinase 2 family protein, with protein MSKKHGKHHRGQKRDPRMTDGEDLHGTAPAKRPSTARWASTLDTAAETSPAALGSHRQVPIPAAAGITVVEPGTRFDLGAVDPDADGGLDKDWAKEALGQERERIIALQERLYAERARSLLLVFQAIDTGGKDGTIRAVLKGVNPQGCTVASFKVPSSDERDHDFLWRYHARTPGRGIIGVFNRSHYEDVLVVRVKGLVPDAVWQSRYGQINDFEHLLTESGTTILKFFLHISKAEQKKRLEARIADPEKHWKFDPADLVERKSWDAYQQAFADALSRCSTPRAPWLVVPANHKWFRNYVIAKTVADTLEAMDPRFPEAPKGIADLTVPD; from the coding sequence ATGTCGAAGAAGCACGGCAAGCATCATCGCGGCCAGAAGCGCGACCCTCGCATGACAGACGGGGAAGACCTGCACGGGACAGCCCCTGCGAAGCGCCCGTCGACGGCTCGTTGGGCCAGCACGCTCGACACAGCCGCCGAGACCAGCCCGGCCGCTCTGGGATCGCACCGGCAGGTCCCCATCCCCGCCGCAGCGGGCATCACGGTAGTCGAACCCGGCACACGGTTCGACCTCGGCGCGGTGGATCCCGACGCCGATGGCGGCCTCGACAAGGACTGGGCGAAGGAGGCCCTGGGCCAGGAGCGCGAGCGGATCATTGCGCTTCAGGAGCGCCTCTATGCCGAACGCGCCCGCAGTCTGCTGCTGGTGTTCCAGGCCATCGACACCGGCGGCAAGGACGGGACGATCCGGGCTGTTCTGAAAGGCGTGAACCCGCAAGGTTGCACCGTCGCCTCGTTCAAGGTGCCGTCGAGCGACGAGCGCGATCACGATTTCCTGTGGCGCTACCACGCCCGGACGCCGGGGCGCGGCATCATCGGCGTCTTCAACCGCAGCCACTACGAGGACGTGCTCGTGGTACGTGTGAAGGGCTTGGTGCCGGACGCGGTCTGGCAGAGCCGCTACGGCCAGATCAACGATTTCGAGCACCTGCTCACGGAATCGGGCACGACCATCCTGAAATTCTTCCTGCACATCTCCAAGGCGGAACAGAAGAAGCGGCTGGAGGCCCGGATCGCCGATCCGGAAAAGCACTGGAAGTTCGACCCCGCCGACCTCGTCGAGCGGAAATCCTGGGATGCCTATCAGCAGGCCTTCGCGGACGCGCTCTCGCGCTGCTCGACCCCCCGTGCCCCGTGGCTCGTGGTGCCGGCCAATCACAAATGGTTCCGCAACTACGTGATCGCCAAGACCGTGGCGGATACGCTGGAGGCGATGGATCCGCGATTCCCCGAGGCTCCCAAGGGGATCGCCGATTTGACCGTTCCGGATTGA
- a CDS encoding AAA family ATPase → MLTVREVAVSGYRSLRRISFPVDDLSVFVGGNGTGKTNLYRALELLQAAALGTLTRALAAEGGMDSVLWAGRRRQGEPARLCLSVSLRDDETGQVFAYAVEIGLVPQAGAEIYGAAFRQEPQVKAERLSVRNGGRTAVILDRDGRSGFVRDADGRKQSLGIDLLATETALGSALIATGQPEIALVRLSMTAWRFHHGFRTDADSPLRRSCLAVTTPTLASDGSDLAAVFATLAHIRQDTTDLDDAIDGAFPGARLIIPEPGREASFGVTFPDFAKRIFDASELSDGTLRFLALAGALLGYRLPPFIALNEPETSLHPDLMEPLARLIARAAERTQVWLVTHSDRLADAIAASSGPRPRTVLKRDGETWIEGLRLSGTFVESAED, encoded by the coding sequence ATGCTGACGGTACGCGAGGTCGCGGTCTCGGGTTACCGCTCGCTGCGGCGGATCAGTTTCCCGGTCGACGATCTATCGGTCTTCGTCGGCGGCAACGGGACGGGCAAGACCAACCTCTACCGGGCTCTGGAACTACTGCAGGCCGCCGCCCTGGGCACGCTAACCCGTGCTCTCGCCGCGGAAGGCGGAATGGATTCGGTGCTCTGGGCCGGCCGGCGCCGACAGGGCGAGCCCGCCCGGCTCTGCCTGTCCGTCAGCCTGCGCGATGACGAGACGGGCCAGGTTTTCGCCTACGCGGTGGAGATCGGACTGGTGCCGCAGGCCGGCGCCGAGATCTACGGCGCAGCCTTCCGGCAGGAGCCGCAGGTGAAGGCCGAGCGTCTGAGCGTGCGGAATGGTGGCCGGACGGCCGTGATCCTCGATCGGGACGGCCGCAGCGGCTTCGTGCGCGACGCCGATGGGCGCAAGCAAAGCCTCGGGATCGACCTGCTCGCCACCGAGACCGCGCTCGGCAGCGCCCTGATCGCGACCGGCCAGCCGGAGATCGCCCTGGTGCGGCTGTCCATGACGGCGTGGCGATTCCACCACGGCTTCCGGACCGACGCCGATTCACCCCTGCGGCGGTCGTGCCTCGCGGTGACCACGCCGACCCTGGCCTCGGACGGCTCCGATCTCGCCGCAGTCTTCGCGACGCTCGCCCATATCCGCCAGGACACAACGGACCTCGATGACGCCATCGACGGCGCCTTTCCGGGGGCGCGCCTGATCATTCCGGAACCGGGGCGGGAGGCGAGCTTCGGCGTGACCTTCCCCGACTTCGCAAAGCGGATCTTCGACGCCTCGGAGTTGTCGGACGGAACCTTGCGCTTCCTCGCCCTGGCCGGTGCCCTGCTCGGCTACCGGCTGCCGCCGTTCATCGCCCTGAACGAGCCGGAGACCAGCTTGCATCCCGACCTGATGGAGCCGCTGGCCCGGCTGATCGCCCGGGCGGCGGAACGGACGCAGGTCTGGCTGGTCACCCATTCCGATCGCCTGGCTGATGCCATCGCGGCCTCCAGCGGTCCGCGTCCGCGGACCGTCCTCAAGCGCGACGGCGAGACCTGGATCGAGGGGCTGAGGCTCTCGGGTACGTTCGTCGAATCCGCCGAGGATTGA